From a single Cyprinus carpio isolate SPL01 chromosome A3, ASM1834038v1, whole genome shotgun sequence genomic region:
- the LOC109052212 gene encoding G-protein coupled receptor 183-like has protein sequence MESQLRYDTSLSYILRNNLPSSNLTTDSVNTTHTASVFEGCEQMVSGIIFDLAIQCFNVVIGIPANILVLANLINTRNEPLTSDIFLGCLAFMDAYFGFMTIISSLNLFHWRSAMAWMALKFSYGVKDTSGPLFLSCVCLDRFIAVVFPIAFGQLKDIKYRISLTIVVLLLTFAYASAKTIGGIHNFEKVFTGEVLFAFTWMVVCNVAILWALKRSRGSGKDEMNPMKRKAFKMVLSILIIIISNYLPPVALFPFEDHYPQKVFTCYVQPVCYAFVNISSTVQPLTYLSRLEKVPFLPESCVEKLSCKEKDKPSNE, from the coding sequence ATGGAAAGTCAGCTACGCTACGACACAAGTCTCAGCTACATCCTCAGAAACAACCTGCCATCCTCTAACCTGACAACCGATTCAGTCAACACGACACACACCGCCAGTGTGTTTGAGGGGTGCGAACAAATGGTGAGTGGTATCATTTTTGACCTAGCTATACAATGCTTCAACGTGGTCATTGGAATACCTGCCAACATCCTGGTCCTCGCAAACCTAATAAACACCCGGAATGAACCTTTGACTTCCGACATCTTCCTGGGCTGCCTCGCTTTCATGGATGCCTACTTTGGATTCATGACAATCATATCATCCCTCAATCTCTTCCACTGGAGGAGCGCTATGGCTTGGATGGCTCTGAAGTTCTCATACGGCGTGAAGGACACCAGTGGGCCGCTCTTCCTCTCCTGCGTCTGTCTGGATCGCTTTATAGCTGTTGTCTTTCCCATTGCATTCGGACAACTGAAGGACATCAAATACAGGATCAGCCTGACCATCGTGGTTCTTCTGCTCACTTTTGCTTATGCTTCAGCCAAAACCATTGGTGGCATCCACAACTTTGAGAAAGTTTTCACTGGTGAGGTCTTGTTTGCTTTCACCTGGATGGTGGTGTGTAACGTGGCCATCCTCTGGGCCCTGAAACGCTCACGAGGTTCTGGTAAAGATGAGATGAATCCTATGAAAAGAAAGGCCTTTAAGATGGTGCTGTCTATCTTGATCATAATCATAAGCAACTATCTCCCTCCAGTGGCTCTGTTCCCCTTTGAAGACCATTATCCCCAAAAGGTCTTCACTTGCTATGTGCAGCCAGTATGTTATGCCTTTGTAAACATCAGCAGCACTGTCCAGCCTTTAACTTACTTATCCCGCTTAGAGAAAGTACCATTCTTGCCTGAATCTTGTGTGGAGAAGTTAAGCTGCAAGGAAAAAGACAAGCCCTCAAATGAATGA